In a genomic window of Mastomys coucha isolate ucsf_1 unplaced genomic scaffold, UCSF_Mcou_1 pScaffold17, whole genome shotgun sequence:
- the LOC116094883 gene encoding histone H3.3-like, whose amino-acid sequence MFMLASLQMWEEARIVLCVCDDRDTTPGICQLLDVIMTCNILCGMAWSSVGTVRTAVKQLPHPADVKSCACAHTIARTEQTDRKSTGGKASRKQLATKAARKSAPSTGGVEKPHRYKPGSVALCEIRRNQKSTELLIRKLLFQCLVQEIAQDFKADLCFQNAVIGASQEATEAYLVGLFEDTNLCAIHAKRETIMLKDIQLARFFLLSVVLNVRYFFHGVKEKGSYYPSSKKEKGPLLTIAGGHKRDHY is encoded by the exons ATGTTCATGCTCGCATCATTACAGATGTGGGAGGAGGCACGAATTGTGCTATGCGTGTGTGATGACCGTGACACCACCCCAGGCATTTGTCagcttcttgatgtcatcatgaCCTGCAACATCCTGTGTGGCATGGCTTGGAGTAGTGTGGGGACTGTGCGCACGGCTGTGAAACAGCTTCCTCATCCCGCAGACGTCAAATCCTGTGCCT GTGCCCATACCATCGCTCGTACTGAGCAGACTGACCGCAAATCCACCGGTGGTAAAGCATCCAGGAAACAACTGGCTACAAAAGCCGCTCGCAAGAGTGCGCCCTCTACTGGAGGGGTGGAGAAACCTCATCGTTACAAGCCAGGTTCTGTGGCACTCTGTGAAATCAGACGCAATCAGAAGTCTACTGAACTTCTGATTCGCAAGCTCCTCTTTCAGTGTCTGGTCCAAGAAATTGCTCAGGACTTCAAAGCAGATCTGTGCTTCCAGAATGCAGTTATTGGTGCTTCGCAGGAGGCAACTGAGGCCTATCTGGTTGGCCTTTTTGAAGATACCAACCTATGTGCTATCCATGCCAAACGTGAAACGATTATGCTAAAAGATATCCAGCTAGCACGCTTCTTCCTGTTATCAGTAGTTCTGAATGTTAGATATTTTTTCCATGGGGTCAAAG AGAAGGGTAGCTACTACCCATcatcaaagaaggaaaagggaccATTACTGACCATCGCAGGTGGACACAAAAGGGACCATTACTGA